Within Sphaeramia orbicularis unplaced genomic scaffold, fSphaOr1.1, whole genome shotgun sequence, the genomic segment TTATTACTGCAGTTCTAATTACCTCCACTAGGagttattgtgatcactttgctttgtgtgtttgtttgtttgtttgttagcaagataactcaaaaagttctggacagattttcaggaaattttcaggaaatgttgaaactggcacaaggaagaaatgagtaaattttggtggtaattggggggggggggggggggggcagatctgtcatggtggaggtctgcactctgatagtgtttttgttgtttattatgtttgctcttgtattctattattattattattattattattattattattattattattattattatctactgtattctattcattaaccatccatccatctggaCCTAAaacactgttctttttttctgtttcttttttttttcctaatgttcttttcttttttcagtagAACACCCAGAGGACTGTTGGTGTCGTCTAATCTGGACTGAAGATCTGCATCcacccagtccagtccagtccagtccagtccagtccggggtccacctgctcctcctcctcctcctccgtctccaTGGAGCGTGTCCAACACATGACTAAGTCGGCCATCCGCCGTGCGTCTCAGATCGAAGTCAACCCTCAGGCCAAGAGGAACCTGCAGGAGCTGTTCGTCAACTTCACGCTCATCCTCATCTGTCTGCTGCTCATCTACATCATCGTTCTGCTCAGCAGCTGAAGGAACATGGACCTGgatccggtccggtccggtccggtccaagGAACATGGACCTGGATCTGGTCCGGTTCAAGGAACATGGACCTGGATCTGGTCCGGTTCAAGGAACATGGACCTGGATCCGGTCCGGTCCCAGGGGTTCCCACTGGTTTTACGCTCAGTTTTTCAGACCTAGACCACGTCCGCTCTGGATTCCAGCTCACCAAAAAGGTCCGAATTCCACCAGGATTCAACCGACTGCCCTTGAGCCAGATGTGATTGAACCTGCAAACACTCAAACCCAATAAAAGTTCACTGAAACCCAAAACCACTTCAGACCGGCCTTCACTGATTGGTTCATATTTCAGAAGTG encodes:
- the pln2 gene encoding cardiac phospholamban is translated as MERVQHMTKSAIRRASQIEVNPQAKRNLQELFVNFTLILICLLLIYIIVLLSS